In one window of Episyrphus balteatus chromosome 3, idEpiBalt1.1, whole genome shotgun sequence DNA:
- the LOC129915526 gene encoding meiosis-specific nuclear structural protein 1-like: MLQPKNKSRVTFSDAKLQHNSTNNNFIQSINEEDRRDKILEGVFLRSTEENPYSRQVNNSIQICNELKEEARQRFLDEKRRQQLRENNQELKQLEIQLRTAYIKKAVAGQIYEQQALKEQRKAEEKQVNRELEEARLKSDEAARKVEEEKRAKSAALKTDLQDQIATSNAKRLTKYEALLKEKKAIDEIVRKCQEDKFKEEQEASKRKLKIKAEMEERKRAQEAWKAASIQASETENEKILELLRQRDIEQQMAKEEKLRQRLRKDQISEKIGQQIHAIQLEEAKGRECLVELLIDERQAKEELELREKLEKQMRQRALTALQLQQDREEKERRKLAEKKLEEEFFKEQMRVLAERDKLDQLSDEKRRRKQLEHRRALQEALNEKKRLKAEEMKEFLTAREKDLKEAERAEKLVEEERSRMIKEHASGLLGFLAPGVLRDSDRTLVSIPPK; this comes from the exons ATGCTTCAACCTAAAAACAAATCTCGAGTAACTTTCTCCGATGCAAAACTCCAACACAACTCTACTAACAATAACTTTATACAAAGCATAAATGAAGAAGATCGTCGTGATAAAATTCTCGAAGGCGTCTTCCTCCGTAGCACCGAAGAGAATCCCTATTCCAGGCAAGTAAACAATTCTATTCAAATTTGTAATGAATTAAAAGAAGAAGCTAGACAAAGATTTCTCGATGAGAAACGACGACAGCAATTACGAGAAAATAATCAAGAATTAAAACAATTAGAAATTCAATTAAGAACTGCTTACATTAAAAAAGCAGTTGCTGGTCAAATTTATGAACAACAAGCTTTAAAAGAACAGCGAAAAGCTGAAGAGAAACAAGTTAATCGTGAATTGGAAGAAGCTCGTTTGAAGAGCGATGAAGCAGCTAGAAAGGTCGAAGAAGAGAAGCGTGCAAAAAGTGCTGCTCTCAAGACAGACCTTCAAGATCAAATAGCTACTTCCAATGCCAAACGATTAACTAAATACGAGGCTCTTCTCAAAGAGAAGAAAGCCATTGATGAGATTGTAAGAAAATGTCAAGAAGACAAGTTCAAAGAAGAGCAAGAAGCTTCCAAGAGAAAGCTCAAAATAAAAGCCGAAATGGAAGAACGAAAAAGAGCTCAAGAAGCTTGGAAGGCAGCTTCCATTCAAGCTTCTGAAactgaaaatgaaaagattCTAGAGTTGTTAAGACAACGCGATATAGAACAACAAATGGCAAAGGAAGAAAAATTGAGACAACGTTTGCGTAAAGATCAAATTAGCGAAAAAATTGGCCAACAAATCCACGCCATTCAGTTGGAAGAAGCTAAAGGCAGAGAGTGTCTTGTAGAGCTTCTAATTGATGAACGACAAGCTAAAGAAGAGCTTGAATTGCGTGAGAAGTTGGAAAAACAGATGAGACAACGAGCACTCACGGCTTTGCAATTGCAGCAAGACCGTGAAGAAAAAGAACGTCGAAAACTGGCTGAGAAGAAGTTAGAAGAAGAGTTTTTCAAGGAACAAATGCGTGTTCTAGCTGAACGCGATAAATTGGATCAGTTATCTGATGAAAAACGAAGAAGGAAGCAGCTAGAGCATCGAAGAGCTCTGCAAGAGGCATTGAATGAGAAGAAACGTCTCAAGGCTGAGGAAATGAAGGAGTTCCTTACAGCGAGGGAGAAGGATCTCAAAGAGGCTGAAAGAGC tgaaaaactTGTTGAAGAGGAACGTAGTCGAATGATTAAGGAACATGCATCTGGTTTATTGGGATTTTTAGCTCCTGGGGTATTACGAGACTCGGATAGAACTCTTGTGTCTATTCCAccgaaataa
- the LOC129915532 gene encoding inositol polyphosphate 1-phosphatase codes for MSKNLLKSLINVTERAANIARACRANADLLALLIQEKSSDEANPRFVHDFKTLADVLIQETVRHYIGNEFPEMKDHIKGEESSSFTNKIGETVTVEIGETPTETADCLEKVLDGNRSAADVLAEEVHRFVNYADQVGDLPDLPDDLDYNDIGIWIDPIDATSEYISGDSIFTNFPGITSTGLDCVTVLIGGYSISSGQPMIGVVSQPFHNKIDENVYKSLLFWGVSLESMEAHNCPEDITLRPNNLGIFSTSENSELLQKCMALGYEFAFSAGAGHKALKVITGEVDLYLLSKGSTFKWDTCAPQAILKSLGGNIFDYRKSLEAKAPIPVSYLDEEEKCNAGGLIAVRNMELIEPLLEHLRQ; via the exons ATGTcgaaaaatttacttaaaagtCTAATAAATGTTACCGAAAGGGCTGCCAATATTGCAAGAGCCTGTCGTGCAAATGCTGACCTTTTAGCTTTGCTTATACAAGAAAAATCATCCGACGAAGCTAATCCGAGATTTGTTCATGATTTTAAAACCTTGGCAGATGTTCTTATACAAGAAACTGTCCGACATTATATTGGAAATGAG TTTCCAGAAATGAAAGATCATATAAAAGGCGAAGAATCGTCGtcatttacaaataaaataggAGAGACTGTGACTGTTGAGATAGGAGAGACACCAACCGAGACAGCTGATTGTCTGGAAAAGGTTCTCGATGGCAATCGATCGGCAGCTGATGTCCTTGCTGAAGAAGTGCATAGATTTGTTAACTATGCCGACCAAGTGGGAGACTTACCCGATTTACCAGACGATTTGGACTACAACGACATTGGCATTTGGATCGATCCAATTG ATGCAACCTCCGAGTACATATCAGGGGATTCGATTTTTACAAATTTCCCTGGCATCACATCGACTGGACTAGATTGTGTAACTGTCCTAATAGGAGGCTACAGCATAAGCAGCGGCCAACCCATGATTGGAGTTGTTTCGCAACCCTTTCATAACAAAATCGATGAGAATGTCTACAAAAGTCTGCTCTTTTGGGGAGTTTCTCTGGAATCCATGGAAGCTCACAATTGCCCCGAAGACATTACATTACGACCAAATAATTTAGGGATTTTCTCCACCTCCGAGAATTCAGAACTCCTCCAAAAATGCATGGCTTTGGGATATGAATTTGCTTTTTCAGCTGGAGCTGGCCACAAAGCATTAAAAGTCATCACCGGTGAAGTAGATTTGTATTTACTGAGCAAAGGATCAACATTCAAATGGGATACTTGTGCTCCACAAGCTATATTAAAGTCACTTGGTGGTAATATATTTGACTATCGAAAGAGTTTAGAAGCTAAAGCACCAATTCCTGTTTCGTATTTGGATGAGGAGGAAAAATGTAATGCTGGCGGATTGATTGCGGTAAGAAATATGGAACTAATTGAACCTCTTTTAGAACATCTTAGACAATAA